The Bombus pyrosoma isolate SC7728 linkage group LG3, ASM1482585v1, whole genome shotgun sequence genome has a segment encoding these proteins:
- the LOC122565910 gene encoding protein artichoke-like isoform X1 has product MRGRKDTLLFRYPVFTKMLRLILLVAILGTSIFAYNGDLVEQECPVDCHCHYFRINWVTDCSESNLTSIPIDELSPNIYVLDMNGNNIVQVGPFPHSIKLRRLQMAHNRLTELKYESFAGLIYLLEADFSSNAISHVDPEAFRDSPGLISLELQNNPLGEVKGPFLNCRTLLYLDLNSCGIHHLNTEFFYNTTNLNKLDLSHNSLGQIKPGPFDHLTNLEYLKLNACNLTHISPDVFAHLENLRELEMAENDLHTLSWTNVLAPLIRLEYLNIKKTNITNLPGDAFAKNLYLRQLVLANNELCHLDVGNTLGHNLHSLQSLDLSNCNLQDRLSEEAFKNASKLRVLNLSNNPMFANELTAVLRHLPKLHKLSLSNCSLQRLPNTFHIFEHLEELDISHNPLSDAFGSLLNPLESLEYLDMSFCNLGHLGNNTFAHMTSLKKLILSGNKLHTLEEGLFSNLTRLESLELNNCDLKTPIDPKVFGDRVSTDIIELKLSGNALEVPQDGPLLPTQLSNLEMLDLSNCSLGHLNENLFSTTRSLTQLNLSNNSISGTENLASLKKLEMLEHLDLSNNSLNTIYPRVFRSNPRLLSVNLLSNPFVCNCFITEMWDWAIQVKNDLHVLVGSQPANFETGGVKLRKSLSCTYDDETYRNIVEQARTNSEPRRPRKGDLTPTRTWAKYVRESSCGRSS; this is encoded by the exons ATGAGAGGAAGGAAGGATACGCTACTTTTCCG atatCCCGTGTTTACCAAGATGTTGAGACTAATTTTATTAGTAGCCATTCTTGGTACATCGATATTTGCCTATAATGGCGATCTGGTGGAACAAGAGTGTCCTGTGGACTGTCATTGTCATTATTTTCGCATCAACTGGGTGACCGACTGCTCCGAAAGCAATTTAACTAGTATACCGATTGACGAGCTCAGCCCGAACATTTACGTTCTAGATATGAACGGTAACAATATCGTACAGGTCGGTCCATTTCCACATTCGATCAAGCTAAGGCGTCTTCAGATGGCACATAATCGATTGACCGAGCTCAAGTATGAATCTTTTGCTGGATTAATTTATCTACTAGAGGCAGACTTTTCATCAAACGCGATCTCTCATGTCGATCCCGAGGCATTTAG GGACAGTCCTGGTCTAATTTCGCTGGAGCTTCAGAACAATCCTTTGGGCGAGGTGAAAGGTCCCTTCTTAAATTGTCGCACTCTGCTCTACCTCGATCTGAACTCGTGTGGCATCCATCACTTGAATACGGAATTCTTCTACAATACTACGAACCTAAATAAACTCGACTTGTCCCATAATTCACTCGGACAGATCAAGCCCGGCCCTTTTGATCACCTCACTAATCTGGAATATCTGAAGTTAAACGCTTGCAATTTAACCCACATCTCTCCAGATGTGTTTGCACATTTGGAAAACCTTCGAGAACTCGAAATGGCGGAAAATGATCTACATACATTGAGCTGGACAAACGTATTAGCACCTCTGATTCGTCTTGAATACTTGAACATCAAAAAGACTAATATCACCAATTTGCCAGGCGATGCTTTTGCAAAGAATTTGTACCTCAGGCAGTTGGTGCTTGCTAATAACGAATTGTGCCATTTGGATGTTGGAAACACGCTGGGCCATAATCTCCACAGTCTTCAATCGTTAGATTTATCGAATTGCAATTTACAAGATCGTCTATCGGAAGAAGCTTTTAAAAACGCTAGTAAACTACGTGTATTAAACTTGAGCAACAATCCAATGTTCGCTAATGAATTGACAGCCGTGTTGCGTCATTTGCCAAAGCTTCACAAGCTTTCGTTAAGTAATTGTAGCCTGCAACGTCTGCCTAATACGTTCCACATATTCGAACACCTGGAGGAGCTAGATATCTCGCATAATCCTTTGTCAGATGCGTTTGGTAGTTTATTAAATCCACTGGAAtcattagaatatttagatatgTCTTTTTGTAATCTTGGTCATCTTGGAAATAACACATTCGCTCATATGACTTCgctaaagaaattaatattatccgGAAACAAGTTGCATACTCTGGAAGAGGGATTGTTCTCGAACTTGACGAGATTGGAGAGTTTAGAACTGAACAACTGTGACCTGAAGACTCCCATCGACCCCAAGGTGTTCGGCGACCGAGTCAGTACCGACATTATTGAACTCAAACTCAGTGGAAACGCTCTGGAAGTACCTCAGGATGGTCCCCTGCTTCCAACACAATTATCCAATCTCGAAATGCTAGATTTAAGTAACTGCAGCTTGGGACATCTGAATGAAAACCTTTTTTCTACAACTAGGAGCCTGACCCAATTAAACTTATCCAATAACAGTATTTCTGGCACGGAGAATCTGGCCTCTCTGAAGAAGCTAGAGATGCTGGAACACCTAGATCTCAGCAACAACAGTTTGAACACTATCTATCCACGAGTATTCAGGTCGAATCCACGTCTGTTATCGGTCAATTTGCTGAGTAATCCATTCGTGTGCAATTGCTTCATCACGGAGATGTGGGACTGGGCGATACAGGTGAAGAACGATCTGCACGTGTTAGTGGGCAGTCAGCCGGCGAATTTCGAAACTGGTGGGGTAAAACTGAGAAAGAGTTTATCTTGTACCTATGACGACGAGACTTATCGCAATATCGTGGAACAGGCGCGCACCAACAGCGAGCCGCGACGTCCTAGAAAGGGTGACCTAACTCCCACCCGTACCTGGGCGAAATACGTCCGCGAGTCGAGTTGCGGTCGTAGTTCATGA
- the LOC122565910 gene encoding protein artichoke-like isoform X2 has product MLRLILLVAILGTSIFAYNGDLVEQECPVDCHCHYFRINWVTDCSESNLTSIPIDELSPNIYVLDMNGNNIVQVGPFPHSIKLRRLQMAHNRLTELKYESFAGLIYLLEADFSSNAISHVDPEAFRDSPGLISLELQNNPLGEVKGPFLNCRTLLYLDLNSCGIHHLNTEFFYNTTNLNKLDLSHNSLGQIKPGPFDHLTNLEYLKLNACNLTHISPDVFAHLENLRELEMAENDLHTLSWTNVLAPLIRLEYLNIKKTNITNLPGDAFAKNLYLRQLVLANNELCHLDVGNTLGHNLHSLQSLDLSNCNLQDRLSEEAFKNASKLRVLNLSNNPMFANELTAVLRHLPKLHKLSLSNCSLQRLPNTFHIFEHLEELDISHNPLSDAFGSLLNPLESLEYLDMSFCNLGHLGNNTFAHMTSLKKLILSGNKLHTLEEGLFSNLTRLESLELNNCDLKTPIDPKVFGDRVSTDIIELKLSGNALEVPQDGPLLPTQLSNLEMLDLSNCSLGHLNENLFSTTRSLTQLNLSNNSISGTENLASLKKLEMLEHLDLSNNSLNTIYPRVFRSNPRLLSVNLLSNPFVCNCFITEMWDWAIQVKNDLHVLVGSQPANFETGGVKLRKSLSCTYDDETYRNIVEQARTNSEPRRPRKGDLTPTRTWAKYVRESSCGRSS; this is encoded by the exons ATGTTGAGACTAATTTTATTAGTAGCCATTCTTGGTACATCGATATTTGCCTATAATGGCGATCTGGTGGAACAAGAGTGTCCTGTGGACTGTCATTGTCATTATTTTCGCATCAACTGGGTGACCGACTGCTCCGAAAGCAATTTAACTAGTATACCGATTGACGAGCTCAGCCCGAACATTTACGTTCTAGATATGAACGGTAACAATATCGTACAGGTCGGTCCATTTCCACATTCGATCAAGCTAAGGCGTCTTCAGATGGCACATAATCGATTGACCGAGCTCAAGTATGAATCTTTTGCTGGATTAATTTATCTACTAGAGGCAGACTTTTCATCAAACGCGATCTCTCATGTCGATCCCGAGGCATTTAG GGACAGTCCTGGTCTAATTTCGCTGGAGCTTCAGAACAATCCTTTGGGCGAGGTGAAAGGTCCCTTCTTAAATTGTCGCACTCTGCTCTACCTCGATCTGAACTCGTGTGGCATCCATCACTTGAATACGGAATTCTTCTACAATACTACGAACCTAAATAAACTCGACTTGTCCCATAATTCACTCGGACAGATCAAGCCCGGCCCTTTTGATCACCTCACTAATCTGGAATATCTGAAGTTAAACGCTTGCAATTTAACCCACATCTCTCCAGATGTGTTTGCACATTTGGAAAACCTTCGAGAACTCGAAATGGCGGAAAATGATCTACATACATTGAGCTGGACAAACGTATTAGCACCTCTGATTCGTCTTGAATACTTGAACATCAAAAAGACTAATATCACCAATTTGCCAGGCGATGCTTTTGCAAAGAATTTGTACCTCAGGCAGTTGGTGCTTGCTAATAACGAATTGTGCCATTTGGATGTTGGAAACACGCTGGGCCATAATCTCCACAGTCTTCAATCGTTAGATTTATCGAATTGCAATTTACAAGATCGTCTATCGGAAGAAGCTTTTAAAAACGCTAGTAAACTACGTGTATTAAACTTGAGCAACAATCCAATGTTCGCTAATGAATTGACAGCCGTGTTGCGTCATTTGCCAAAGCTTCACAAGCTTTCGTTAAGTAATTGTAGCCTGCAACGTCTGCCTAATACGTTCCACATATTCGAACACCTGGAGGAGCTAGATATCTCGCATAATCCTTTGTCAGATGCGTTTGGTAGTTTATTAAATCCACTGGAAtcattagaatatttagatatgTCTTTTTGTAATCTTGGTCATCTTGGAAATAACACATTCGCTCATATGACTTCgctaaagaaattaatattatccgGAAACAAGTTGCATACTCTGGAAGAGGGATTGTTCTCGAACTTGACGAGATTGGAGAGTTTAGAACTGAACAACTGTGACCTGAAGACTCCCATCGACCCCAAGGTGTTCGGCGACCGAGTCAGTACCGACATTATTGAACTCAAACTCAGTGGAAACGCTCTGGAAGTACCTCAGGATGGTCCCCTGCTTCCAACACAATTATCCAATCTCGAAATGCTAGATTTAAGTAACTGCAGCTTGGGACATCTGAATGAAAACCTTTTTTCTACAACTAGGAGCCTGACCCAATTAAACTTATCCAATAACAGTATTTCTGGCACGGAGAATCTGGCCTCTCTGAAGAAGCTAGAGATGCTGGAACACCTAGATCTCAGCAACAACAGTTTGAACACTATCTATCCACGAGTATTCAGGTCGAATCCACGTCTGTTATCGGTCAATTTGCTGAGTAATCCATTCGTGTGCAATTGCTTCATCACGGAGATGTGGGACTGGGCGATACAGGTGAAGAACGATCTGCACGTGTTAGTGGGCAGTCAGCCGGCGAATTTCGAAACTGGTGGGGTAAAACTGAGAAAGAGTTTATCTTGTACCTATGACGACGAGACTTATCGCAATATCGTGGAACAGGCGCGCACCAACAGCGAGCCGCGACGTCCTAGAAAGGGTGACCTAACTCCCACCCGTACCTGGGCGAAATACGTCCGCGAGTCGAGTTGCGGTCGTAGTTCATGA
- the LOC122565912 gene encoding phospholipase ABHD3 isoform X1 — MLSNRLFAIGIRRAKVVNGLGNHWSSRHASDSSCRTSHISIKCTMLNLFGPLLDIPTTYYGALLGVGFCAYYLFEVVKTPMLVCANGPFRSFLEEHVSLVRNKFWPTLWCFESRAQTIIASLLRSRILPPIHYKREILTLSDGGEVALDWAEQGCSVTSPIVIILPGLTGASQAEYIKCLVSSAKKVGIRCVIFNNRGLGGVELKTPRMYCAANSDDLSEVIEYVKKIHPHVPLGATGISMGGLILGNYLARQGIMAKGKLKGGFLISVPWNVFAATKSTEENYFNLMLNKYLASTLRKNLRRLHYSSETGMFDVDIDTILKSQTLREFDSHFTVKQFGYKNVEEYYSNATIHDKLHLIDVPLLCLSAADDPFQPFQAIPVKEISETKNVAVVVTSRGGHIGFMEGMWPVKEEQYMGKLFSQFFTALFTTGFDC, encoded by the exons ATGCTTAGCAATCGGCTGTTCGCTATCGGCATTCGGCGAGCAAAGGTTGTCAACGGTCTTGGTAATCATTGGAGTTCACGTCACGCCAGTGACAGCAGCTGTCGCACGTCGCACATATCGATAAAGTGCACGATGTTGAATTTATTCGGACCACTTCTCGACATTCCGACGACCTACTACGGGGCGCTGCTGGGCGTTGGATTCTGCGCTTATTATCTTTTTGAAGTTGTTAAA ACGCCTATGCTGGTATGTGCGAATGGACCATTCCGATCATTTCTAGAAGAGCACGTATCTCTAGTGAGGAACAAATTTTGGCCAACCCTATGGTGTTTCGAATCCAGGGCACAAACCATTATAGCAAGCCTTCTTAGATCGCGAATCTTGCCACCTATTCACTATAAAAG AGAGATTCTGACCTTGTCGGATGGGGGTGAAGTGGCTCTGGATTGGGCGGAACAGGGATGTTCCGTTACTTCGCCCATCGTGATTATTTTGCCAGGACTCACCGGCGCAAGTCAAGCAGAATATATCAAGTGCCTTGTCTCGTCCGCAAAAAAAGTTGGGATACGATGCGTAATCTTCAACAACAGGGGGTTAGGAGGCGTAGAATTAAAG ACTCCACGAATGTATTGCGCTGCAAATAGTGATGATTTATCGGAGGTTATCGAATACGTGAAGAAGATTCACCCTCATGTGCCTCTGGGAGCGACAGGAATCTCGATGGGAGG ATTAATTTTAGGTAATTATTTAGCACGACAAGGAATAATGGCAAAAGGAAAACTGAAAGGGGGATTCTTGATATCCGTGCCATGGAACGTATTCGCTGCAACGAAAAGTACGgaagagaattattttaatttgatgttAAATAAGTATTTGGCCAGCACACTTCGTAAGAATTTACGGCGTTTGCACTATTCTTCGGAAACCGGAATGTTCGACGTTGACATTGACACTATTCTTAAA AGTCAAACATTGAGAGAGTTTGATTCACATTTTACGGTGAAACAATTCGGTTACAAAAATGTAGAGGAATACTATTCCAATGCAACCATACATGACAAATTACATTTGATTGACGTGCCATTATTGTGTCTCAGCGCTGCAGACGACCCATTTCAACCATTTCAAG CCATACcagtaaaagaaatatcagaAACTAAAAATGTAGCTGTTGTTGTAACATCCCGCGGCGGTCACATTGGTTTCATGGAGGGTATGTGGCCAGTAAAAGAAGAACAATACATGGGTAAACtgttttcacaatttttcacCGCTCTGTTCACTACTGGTTTCGATTGTTAA
- the LOC122565912 gene encoding phospholipase ABHD3 isoform X2: MRIWCARAAHATPKQTPMLVCANGPFRSFLEEHVSLVRNKFWPTLWCFESRAQTIIASLLRSRILPPIHYKREILTLSDGGEVALDWAEQGCSVTSPIVIILPGLTGASQAEYIKCLVSSAKKVGIRCVIFNNRGLGGVELKTPRMYCAANSDDLSEVIEYVKKIHPHVPLGATGISMGGLILGNYLARQGIMAKGKLKGGFLISVPWNVFAATKSTEENYFNLMLNKYLASTLRKNLRRLHYSSETGMFDVDIDTILKSQTLREFDSHFTVKQFGYKNVEEYYSNATIHDKLHLIDVPLLCLSAADDPFQPFQAIPVKEISETKNVAVVVTSRGGHIGFMEGMWPVKEEQYMGKLFSQFFTALFTTGFDC; the protein is encoded by the exons ATGCGCATTTGGTGTGCGCGCGCAGCGCACGCAACACCGAAACAG ACGCCTATGCTGGTATGTGCGAATGGACCATTCCGATCATTTCTAGAAGAGCACGTATCTCTAGTGAGGAACAAATTTTGGCCAACCCTATGGTGTTTCGAATCCAGGGCACAAACCATTATAGCAAGCCTTCTTAGATCGCGAATCTTGCCACCTATTCACTATAAAAG AGAGATTCTGACCTTGTCGGATGGGGGTGAAGTGGCTCTGGATTGGGCGGAACAGGGATGTTCCGTTACTTCGCCCATCGTGATTATTTTGCCAGGACTCACCGGCGCAAGTCAAGCAGAATATATCAAGTGCCTTGTCTCGTCCGCAAAAAAAGTTGGGATACGATGCGTAATCTTCAACAACAGGGGGTTAGGAGGCGTAGAATTAAAG ACTCCACGAATGTATTGCGCTGCAAATAGTGATGATTTATCGGAGGTTATCGAATACGTGAAGAAGATTCACCCTCATGTGCCTCTGGGAGCGACAGGAATCTCGATGGGAGG ATTAATTTTAGGTAATTATTTAGCACGACAAGGAATAATGGCAAAAGGAAAACTGAAAGGGGGATTCTTGATATCCGTGCCATGGAACGTATTCGCTGCAACGAAAAGTACGgaagagaattattttaatttgatgttAAATAAGTATTTGGCCAGCACACTTCGTAAGAATTTACGGCGTTTGCACTATTCTTCGGAAACCGGAATGTTCGACGTTGACATTGACACTATTCTTAAA AGTCAAACATTGAGAGAGTTTGATTCACATTTTACGGTGAAACAATTCGGTTACAAAAATGTAGAGGAATACTATTCCAATGCAACCATACATGACAAATTACATTTGATTGACGTGCCATTATTGTGTCTCAGCGCTGCAGACGACCCATTTCAACCATTTCAAG CCATACcagtaaaagaaatatcagaAACTAAAAATGTAGCTGTTGTTGTAACATCCCGCGGCGGTCACATTGGTTTCATGGAGGGTATGTGGCCAGTAAAAGAAGAACAATACATGGGTAAACtgttttcacaatttttcacCGCTCTGTTCACTACTGGTTTCGATTGTTAA
- the LOC122565909 gene encoding prolyl endopeptidase isoform X2: MEKLQYPEAYRDETIVDNYHGVEVQDSYRWLEDPDSEKTKAFVDAQNAVTIPYLASCKARQDIHDRLKQLWDFPKYSCPARYGNKYYFYKNTGLQNQSVLYVQDTLDSEPRIFLDPNTLSEDGTIAITSSKFSEDGSIYAYGLSISGSDWCTIHFMNTETGEKYPEILEKVKFSPITWTHDNRGIFYGCYPDQKGKTDGSETEGNRDQKLCYHTVGTPQSEDVIVVEFPEEPLWRIGAQVSDCGKWLIVTPVKDCRDNLVYFTELKPEKKIAEKLQLTQVVDKLEADYEYVTNDDTKAIFRTNKNAPNYKLIAIDLLDYKQEKWVDLLPEHPDNVLDWACAVDGDKFVACYIADVKNILQLHSLTSGEKLRIFPLDVGTIVNFAGQKKYSEIFYQFKSFLVPGVIYRVDLKNEEEPQVLREIKVKNFDPSLYKTSQIFYTSKDGTKIPMFIVMKHDAVLDGSMPALLYGYGGFNVSIQPTFSVTKLVFVQHLNGVLAVANIRGGGEYGEKWHNGGRFFNKQNVFDDFQAAAEYLVEKGYTTSSKLSILGASNGGLLVAACVNQRPDLFGAAIAQVGVMDMLRFHKFTIGVAWVSDYGSSDDPKHFENLLKYSPLHNVRIPENGQYPATLLLTADHDDRVVPLHSLKLIATLQCTLGKLPQQTNPLLIKIETKAGHGGGKPTMKVIEESTDILAFIVKSLNLEFKF, encoded by the exons atgGAGAAATTACAATATCCTGAAGCGTATCGCGATGAAACCATTGTCGATAATTATCATGGTGTCGAG GTTCAAGATTCATATAGATGGTTAGAAGATCCTGATTCTGAAAAGACTAAAGCATTTGTTGATGCTCAGAATGCTGTTACCATACCATATTTAGCTTCATGCAAAGCACGTCAAGATATTCATGAtcgattaaaacaattatgggattttccaaaatattcatGTCCTGCTAGATATGGaaataagtattatttctataaaaatactgGCTTACAAAACCAAag tgTTCTGTACGTACAAGATACATTGGATAGTGAACCTAGAATATTCTTAGATCCAAATACTTTGTCAGAAGATGGTACCATTGCAATTACTAGTAGTAAATTTAGCGAAGATGGTAGCATATACGCATATGGTTTATCTATTAGCGGATCTGACTGGTGTACAATCCACTTTATGAATACAGAAACTG GTGAAAAATATCcagaaattttggaaaaagtaaaattttctcCAATAACATGGACTCACGACAATCGCGGAATCTTTTATGGTTGTTACCCAGATCAAAAAGGTAAAACCGATGGTTCAGAAACAGAAGGTAATCGAGATCAAAAGCTATGCTATCATACTGTTGGTACACCTCAGTCAGAAGATGTCATTGTAGTTGAATTTCCTGAAGAACCTTTATGGAGGAT AGGCGCACAAGTTTCTGATTGTGGAAAATGGTTAATTGTTACACCTGTGAAAGATTGTAGAGATAATTTAGTTTACTTTACGGAATTGAAACCAGAGAAGAAAATAGCAGAAAAGTTACAGTTAACCCAAGTAGTTGACAAACTTGAAGCTGATTATGAA TATGTAACAAACGATGATACCAAGGCGATATTTCGGACAAATAAAAACGCGccgaattacaaattaatagcTATAGATTTATTGGATTATAAGCAAGAAAAATGGGTTGATCTTTTACCAGAACATCCTGATAATGTATTAGATTGGGCATGTGCAGTTGATGGTGATAAATTTGTAGCTTGTTATATTGCAGATGTTAAG aatattttacaattacacAGTTTAACAAGTGGTGAAAAACTTAGAATATTTCCGCTTGATGTTGGTACAATAGTTAATTTTGCGGgacaaaaaaaatattctgaaatattttatcaattcaaATCATTTCTAGTTCCTGGTGTCATATACAGAgttgatttgaaaaatgaagaagaaccACAA gTACTACGcgaaattaaagtaaaaaattttgatcCAAGTTTGTACAAGACtagtcaaatattttatacaagcAAAGATGGTACAAAGATTCCAATGTTTATAGTAATGAAACAT GATGCAGTTTTGGATGGTTCCATGCCGGCTTTATTATATGGTTACGGAGGCTTTAATGTTAGCATTCAACCGACGTTTAGCGTTACAAAGCTGGTGTTTGTTCAGCATTTAAATGGAGTACTTGCCGTGGCAAATATTCGTGGTGGCGG tGAATATGGAGAAAAATGGCATAATGGGGGACgattttttaacaaacaaaatgtatttgaTGATTTCCAAGCCGCTGCTGAATATTTGGTCGAAAAAGGTTATACTACTTCTTCGAAACTAAGTATTTTAGGTGCCAGTAATGGAGGTTTATTAGTTGCTGCATGCGTAAATCAAAGACCTGATCTGTTTGGTGCTGCAATTGCTCAAGTTGG GGTAATGGATATGTTACGTTTCCATAAATTTACCATTGGTGTTGCTTGGGTATCTGATTACGGTAGTTCGGATGACccaaaacattttgaaaatcttttaaaatattccccGTTGCATAATGTGAGAATCCCGGAGAATGGACAGTATCCCgcaacattattattaactgCCGATCACGATGATCGAGTAGTACCATTACACAGTCTAAAACTTATCGCCACTCTGCAATGTACGTTAGGAAAATTACCACAACAAACGAATCCTTTACTAATTAAAATAGAGACTAAAGCCGGGCATGGTGGTGGAAAACCGACTATGAAAGTG atCGAAGAGAGTACAGACATTTTAGCATTTATTGTGAAATCATTGAACttagaatttaaattctaa
- the LOC122565909 gene encoding prolyl endopeptidase isoform X1, translating to MAIFLIANISTKICSRKIQTDIYKNLLSKRPQFICASGFSTVKVLDSTIRKHIENQKIMEKLQYPEAYRDETIVDNYHGVEVQDSYRWLEDPDSEKTKAFVDAQNAVTIPYLASCKARQDIHDRLKQLWDFPKYSCPARYGNKYYFYKNTGLQNQSVLYVQDTLDSEPRIFLDPNTLSEDGTIAITSSKFSEDGSIYAYGLSISGSDWCTIHFMNTETGEKYPEILEKVKFSPITWTHDNRGIFYGCYPDQKGKTDGSETEGNRDQKLCYHTVGTPQSEDVIVVEFPEEPLWRIGAQVSDCGKWLIVTPVKDCRDNLVYFTELKPEKKIAEKLQLTQVVDKLEADYEYVTNDDTKAIFRTNKNAPNYKLIAIDLLDYKQEKWVDLLPEHPDNVLDWACAVDGDKFVACYIADVKNILQLHSLTSGEKLRIFPLDVGTIVNFAGQKKYSEIFYQFKSFLVPGVIYRVDLKNEEEPQVLREIKVKNFDPSLYKTSQIFYTSKDGTKIPMFIVMKHDAVLDGSMPALLYGYGGFNVSIQPTFSVTKLVFVQHLNGVLAVANIRGGGEYGEKWHNGGRFFNKQNVFDDFQAAAEYLVEKGYTTSSKLSILGASNGGLLVAACVNQRPDLFGAAIAQVGVMDMLRFHKFTIGVAWVSDYGSSDDPKHFENLLKYSPLHNVRIPENGQYPATLLLTADHDDRVVPLHSLKLIATLQCTLGKLPQQTNPLLIKIETKAGHGGGKPTMKVIEESTDILAFIVKSLNLEFKF from the exons atggCTATCTTCTTAATTGCAAACATATCGACGAAAATTTGCTCACGTAAAATTCAAACTGATATTTACAAGAATTTGCTTAGTAAGCGCCCACAATTTATTTGCGCATCGGGTTTTTCGACTGTGAAA GTGCTGGACTCTACGATACGAAAACACatagaaaatcaaaaaataatgGAGAAATTACAATATCCTGAAGCGTATCGCGATGAAACCATTGTCGATAATTATCATGGTGTCGAG GTTCAAGATTCATATAGATGGTTAGAAGATCCTGATTCTGAAAAGACTAAAGCATTTGTTGATGCTCAGAATGCTGTTACCATACCATATTTAGCTTCATGCAAAGCACGTCAAGATATTCATGAtcgattaaaacaattatgggattttccaaaatattcatGTCCTGCTAGATATGGaaataagtattatttctataaaaatactgGCTTACAAAACCAAag tgTTCTGTACGTACAAGATACATTGGATAGTGAACCTAGAATATTCTTAGATCCAAATACTTTGTCAGAAGATGGTACCATTGCAATTACTAGTAGTAAATTTAGCGAAGATGGTAGCATATACGCATATGGTTTATCTATTAGCGGATCTGACTGGTGTACAATCCACTTTATGAATACAGAAACTG GTGAAAAATATCcagaaattttggaaaaagtaaaattttctcCAATAACATGGACTCACGACAATCGCGGAATCTTTTATGGTTGTTACCCAGATCAAAAAGGTAAAACCGATGGTTCAGAAACAGAAGGTAATCGAGATCAAAAGCTATGCTATCATACTGTTGGTACACCTCAGTCAGAAGATGTCATTGTAGTTGAATTTCCTGAAGAACCTTTATGGAGGAT AGGCGCACAAGTTTCTGATTGTGGAAAATGGTTAATTGTTACACCTGTGAAAGATTGTAGAGATAATTTAGTTTACTTTACGGAATTGAAACCAGAGAAGAAAATAGCAGAAAAGTTACAGTTAACCCAAGTAGTTGACAAACTTGAAGCTGATTATGAA TATGTAACAAACGATGATACCAAGGCGATATTTCGGACAAATAAAAACGCGccgaattacaaattaatagcTATAGATTTATTGGATTATAAGCAAGAAAAATGGGTTGATCTTTTACCAGAACATCCTGATAATGTATTAGATTGGGCATGTGCAGTTGATGGTGATAAATTTGTAGCTTGTTATATTGCAGATGTTAAG aatattttacaattacacAGTTTAACAAGTGGTGAAAAACTTAGAATATTTCCGCTTGATGTTGGTACAATAGTTAATTTTGCGGgacaaaaaaaatattctgaaatattttatcaattcaaATCATTTCTAGTTCCTGGTGTCATATACAGAgttgatttgaaaaatgaagaagaaccACAA gTACTACGcgaaattaaagtaaaaaattttgatcCAAGTTTGTACAAGACtagtcaaatattttatacaagcAAAGATGGTACAAAGATTCCAATGTTTATAGTAATGAAACAT GATGCAGTTTTGGATGGTTCCATGCCGGCTTTATTATATGGTTACGGAGGCTTTAATGTTAGCATTCAACCGACGTTTAGCGTTACAAAGCTGGTGTTTGTTCAGCATTTAAATGGAGTACTTGCCGTGGCAAATATTCGTGGTGGCGG tGAATATGGAGAAAAATGGCATAATGGGGGACgattttttaacaaacaaaatgtatttgaTGATTTCCAAGCCGCTGCTGAATATTTGGTCGAAAAAGGTTATACTACTTCTTCGAAACTAAGTATTTTAGGTGCCAGTAATGGAGGTTTATTAGTTGCTGCATGCGTAAATCAAAGACCTGATCTGTTTGGTGCTGCAATTGCTCAAGTTGG GGTAATGGATATGTTACGTTTCCATAAATTTACCATTGGTGTTGCTTGGGTATCTGATTACGGTAGTTCGGATGACccaaaacattttgaaaatcttttaaaatattccccGTTGCATAATGTGAGAATCCCGGAGAATGGACAGTATCCCgcaacattattattaactgCCGATCACGATGATCGAGTAGTACCATTACACAGTCTAAAACTTATCGCCACTCTGCAATGTACGTTAGGAAAATTACCACAACAAACGAATCCTTTACTAATTAAAATAGAGACTAAAGCCGGGCATGGTGGTGGAAAACCGACTATGAAAGTG atCGAAGAGAGTACAGACATTTTAGCATTTATTGTGAAATCATTGAACttagaatttaaattctaa